DNA from Ralstonia insidiosa:
GCGTCATGCACGATATGGAGCTCGCGCATGCGGACGGGCAGGGTGCAGCGCGCGTCCTTCAGGGTCGTACGAACTTGCTGCGCCAGCTTCCAGCGCATGTCCCAGAAGTGCTCCGTCTTGGCCCAGACGCGCAAGTTCAGCACCGCCACGCTGTCGTCAAAGCGCATGACCATCGCCATGGGGGCGGGATCCGGCAGCACCAGCGGCTCGCTGGCGGCCAGCGCCTTGAGCGCCTCGATCGCGCCTGCAATGTCGTCGTGCAGCGACACCTCGGTTTCCAGGTCCAGCCGGCGAGTCGGGTTGCGCGTGTAATTGCGCACCGAGTTGCTCCACAGCGCGCTGTTTGGCACGTATTCGCAAATGCCATCCGGCTTGGCCAGACGGGTCATGAACAGGCCGACTTCTTCCACAGTACCGGCCACCTGGCCACCACCGCCTTCAATGTAGTCATCCACCCGAAACGGGCGCAGCGCCAGCAGCATGATGCCCGCGGCAATGTTCTGAAGCGTGCCTTGCAAGGCCAGGCCAATGGCAAGACCCGCTGCGCCCAGCACCGCAATAATGCTAGTCGTTTCAATACCGAGCCGGGACAGCGCTCCGATGACGGCCAGAATGCGGATGCCCCAGACGCTGATGTCGCAGAGGATGGGCGCAAGCGTGGCATCAAGCTTGGCCTGGCGGTTCATCAGCCGGCTCAGCCAACGGCCGGTGAGTTTTGACAACCACCAGCCGCCGAGAAGAATCAGCAGCGCAGTACACAGGCTGATTGCGAAGCGGCTGAAGGTGCCCCAAAGGATGGGATCAAGGTAAGCGTGAAGGTTTTCCATCGTTGAATGCGTATGACATGACCTTGTGGTGGGAACCAGACTTTAGCGCTTGGTTCCCTCTGAATTATGCGCAGACTTGGTATGTCGGTACTTCTGTTGCGCGGGCCTTTCACTGCCTTACATTACATTTAGGGCAAGTTATCCACAGGCTCTGTTGCGTAACTGCTTCCGATCACATTGTTGCGTTTTCCAGTGTCGATCCACGCAACACCACTAGGCGCAACTAGGTGCCTCGCGGCTATGGCTCGGCGGGTGGCGGTGAGTTCGGAGGCAGGGGCTTGATGCTGGCTGCCTGGAGCGCGCCGAGGGCCTCGAGTTGTTTACGTGCGGCAGAGTAGTGCTCGTAGAAGGCGGCCCACTTGCTGAAGCCACCGAGCTCCCCCACCACCTTGATCATGGCCAGATGAGAGGACGCCAACAGCTTCACCTGGTTCTCGAGTGTAGTGATGCGCAGATCCTTGTCCGCAAGTGCTGCCGCAGTTTTCGCGACGGCCTGGTGTGATAGGCGGCGTTGCCAGCGGCGAAACTCGGCTTGGCGTTGCTGGTATTGCGTAAGCAACGCGCTGCGTGCCGGGCTGCGGGTGATCGAGGACGCGGCCTTGAGGGTAGGGTGGTGCCGGGTCACCGCTCGCGCGGTAATGTTCTCGTCGCGGGCCAGCAGTTCCTCCAGAACGCGCTGCAGGTCTGGATCGTCAAGAGCCCGTTTCTGTCTCTCGGCTTCAGTCATCGAGCACACCGCGTGGCGACGGCACTGACAGGTCTGGTCCATCAGGGAACGGACGCTCTCCGTCGGCGGTGGCCAGCAGCTTGCGCACGCCGTCCAATCTGACCCGCGCATGAGAAATCTGGTTGTCACGCCCTGGCGTTGTAGCAGGCCGCGCCTGCGCGTGCTCAAGTGCGGCTACAAGCTTGCCCTCGAGCCGAATCAGATGCGCATGGTTTTCCGGCAAGTTGGTGGCAGACAGGTGGCGACAACCTGCAAAGCATTCCAGATGCTTGGGGCACGGGTCGACCGTGAAGCTGTTTAAGCAGTGCCCATAGGGTGTCGCGTGGAAGCCATCGGCTTCGGCACGCAGATAAGCGAAGGCGGCCTCATCACCCTCGTCAGCTTGGATGCGCAGGAACGAGGCGACGATGGGGCCGCTGGCTTTGCCGCCCAAGATCATCTTGGCCACCGTGGAGGCTTTTTCCCCCAACGACAGTTCCACTTCTAGCGGCAGCTCAATCTGATCCAACTGCTCGGCCAGGCTGCGATGGTCATACTCGTAGCTCTGGGCCACGCTACGCCGATTAAAGCGCTTGGAGATGATCGTGTCGGCGACTCCGAGCCGGAACAACTCGGTGTTCTGCAAGTGCCGCAGCATGTGCGACTCGATACTCAACTGCTTGTCTTCCGGGCTTTGCCCATAGCGTCGGAACAGGGACGCCGACGTCGGGGGCTGTCCAATCGCGTTCGCCACTAGCTTTCCATCCGGCCGGTTCACTGCCATTACGCGCGTCACATCGCAGAGACCATCGGCGCGCTCCTCCACCAGCGAGCGTTTTGGCGTCAGGAACAACAACTCCCAGCTCTGCAGCGTGCCCGTCGCCAGCGGCAACGCTTCCGTATCCGAGAGCTTGGTCGGTACGGCAACACGCAGATACGCCTCGAGCTCCCCCACATGCAGGTAAGTTTGTTCCCACGCGATGCGGCGACCTGGCGGGACTACGCTGCCGTCCGGAAGCCTGAACGAGAGCGTATGGCTGCCCTGGTGCATCGTTTCCTCAAGGCGGTTCAGGTACACATATGCCGCCATATCCAGGCTGGCCCGCTGTGCGTAGCTAGCCCGTTGCTGCTCCTGGATATCCCGGAACACGGCTGCATCGAACCGGACACGATAGCGCTCCATCAATTCGGCTCGCCGATCGCTGTCCATGGCGGCCCAGAATGGATTGCCCGTCAGATGCGGATACAACTGTGTGGCGGGAACGACCTCATGCTCTGCATACCAGGGCAGTAAGCGCCCCATCTCAGTTTGCAGTCGCAGCGTTCGGCGCAATGGCTCGGTCAGATCCAAGCTGCGCTGCAGAGTCTCCGTGAGCAACTCGCGAAACATCTCAGGTACATACTGGGCCTTTTCGAACAGCACCCGGCTGTCACTCTCTTTAGTCTGTTGTTTTTCCGCGAAGTGGCGCAGCATTAAGGCATCCGCATAGCCTCCCTGTACTCCAGCGGGCCGACCTTGCCGGTCGTAGTAAACCCGGGTGCGCTGCCAGTCCGCCGGCAGCAGCACGGCCTCCCCAATACGCAGGCCCGTCACGATCATCATGCGCAGGCACAGGAAGCGTAGCGTGTCGATGTAGCTGCGCGGTGGCTCGGTCATCACGATCCGCACCAACTCCCAGAAGGCACGCCGCTCCGGCAAGCGTTCAGAGCGCTTGCGCTGCTCAAGACTGTCGCTCAACTCGTCCTGGGATTTCAGGAAGGCGGCGCGGCGGCGCGTCAAAGGGGAGCGCGGTTGAAGCACGCCGCAATACACCGGTCCCGCATCCGCGAGCTGGTGCACATCGAACAGGTTACGTAAAACGCTTTCCACCAACGCGCCCAGCTTACCGCTCGCCTGCAAGCCGCTTGCCAGCTGGATAGCACGACTGCCGTCCTCGACCGTCAATTGCCAGGGCTCCTTGTCCGACACGCATGTAGCCAGCACCCGCAAGGGGCGCACGATGCTTCCAGCGATATACCCCGTGGTGTTGCGCTTGACCAGCAAATGCTCCAAGGTTGCCGCCTTGATCAGATCCTGCCAAGCCACCGACAGAGGGGCCGCCGAGAGCGCCGGCGACTGCAAAGCCATCGTTTGCAACATCTGGGGGTCGCGGCCGAGATGGCTCAGGTAGTACTTGGGTGGTAGTACATCGCCGGCGAGTTCGTTGAGGTTCCAGGCATGCCCCTCGGTCACGCGCCCGTCCGGCTCAAGCGGCAGCAACCAACACAGACCCCGCTGTTCCGCCAGCGTGTGGCCCAAGTCCACGTAGGCACGGTAACCCGCGTTCATTTGGCCTCGCCCTCCAGTTCAGCGAGGATTGCTTGCACACCAGCAATGGCATGCTGTAATTGCAGGTAGGCGGGAGAGGATGCCTCGCCTCGCGAGGCATCATGGAAGAGGCGCACCACGCCACGCAGGCCTGCCAGCACTTCGCGATGCAGGCTAGCGTCACGCACCGGCATGAACCGATGGCAGCCATAACACGATGTAATCGGGTTAAACGGACACGCAGGTTGTCCGCTGGTGCAGCCACCAATGCCCGCAATCGGCAGCCCGTGCGGCACGCCGGCGATCTGCTGTTCGCCCTTGAGCGAACTCAATTCTTCCGAGCTGACAAAGCGCGCATGCGCAATGCGGGCCACCCGCTGATAGACCGGCGACAGCCCCATCGCGCGATTAACACGCTCGGCCTGGTTGGGTGAGCCGTCGAAGTACACCAGCCCCGTCGCCAAGTCGGCATGCCCCAGGAATGCGGCCAGCTCTTCCTGGTTAGCCCCCGCGTCCACCAGCCGTTGCGCTGCCGTGTGCCGCAGATCCGTGGCCGTGGCCCGCGCGCCGAGCAAGCGCTCCGTCAGTTCTGCAATCCGCGTCGATGCGTCCGAGGCTGAGCCCACGCAGCAGAAACGCTGGGCACCAGTATGCTGCTGGGCTCGATGCGCCTGCTCGAGTTGTGCAGGAAGTGCCGCCCACTCCCGCTTGACACGCCGTGGTAAGGGCTTGATCACCCTACTGCGCCGCTGCTTCGCCATGCGGAACGTCAAGTGCACAGAAGGAGACACATCGCTGGCATCCTGCCAGACGCGCACGTCACGCAAGGTCAGCATCGCAATCTGGATCGGTCGCATGCCAAACTGATAGGCACTCAGCAGCATCACGGCGTCGCACAGATCCGCAAGGTCTATT
Protein-coding regions in this window:
- a CDS encoding mechanosensitive ion channel family protein, producing the protein MENLHAYLDPILWGTFSRFAISLCTALLILLGGWWLSKLTGRWLSRLMNRQAKLDATLAPILCDISVWGIRILAVIGALSRLGIETTSIIAVLGAAGLAIGLALQGTLQNIAAGIMLLALRPFRVDDYIEGGGGQVAGTVEEVGLFMTRLAKPDGICEYVPNSALWSNSVRNYTRNPTRRLDLETEVSLHDDIAGAIEALKALAASEPLVLPDPAPMAMVMRFDDSVAVLNLRVWAKTEHFWDMRWKLAQQVRTTLKDARCTLPVRMRELHIVHDATQDAGKTPTPRNGEALAQR
- a CDS encoding site-specific integrase codes for the protein MPVQPDDRQQWTVKDADDWLDQIVRQLPDLPPLLRYYDDFDDTTRVIEAPASATVFPIHANGRIEYLDFSAYGSGYGMLLRHLFAHLLTESLHVSTVADYIGGARYFSHAEVMGLLVVGPEGSIPRWMALRALDRPVRAYGFAKGLLRMLCHYRLCGWAPGYLEFVSVALPWPANDKYAGVRTGEVFLSVEEEAVIIRYLDETSQTVQAGSEIDLADLCDAVMLLSAYQFGMRPIQIAMLTLRDVRVWQDASDVSPSVHLTFRMAKQRRSRVIKPLPRRVKREWAALPAQLEQAHRAQQHTGAQRFCCVGSASDASTRIAELTERLLGARATATDLRHTAAQRLVDAGANQEELAAFLGHADLATGLVYFDGSPNQAERVNRAMGLSPVYQRVARIAHARFVSSEELSSLKGEQQIAGVPHGLPIAGIGGCTSGQPACPFNPITSCYGCHRFMPVRDASLHREVLAGLRGVVRLFHDASRGEASSPAYLQLQHAIAGVQAILAELEGEAK